In the genome of Streptomyces sp. Q6, the window ATGCCCAGGTGCTTGAGGTGCAGCTTCGCGTTGGGCTCGTACTTGGCGGTGACGACGATCGCCCGGCCGCCGGCGGCGTGCACGGCGGCCATCGTCTCGTGGACGCCCGGCATCGGGAGCGTCGGCTCGATGCCGTATGTGGGATACATCTCACGATAGAGGTCGGCCATGGCCGGGATCCGCTCGGCGGGGAACCAGTGCGCGAGCTCGTCGGTGAGCGGCGGCCCCAGGCGCGTGACGACCAGATCGGCGTCGACGTACGTGCCGGTCTGCTCCGACAGGGCGATCCAGGTCGCGCGGATACCGGGCCGGGAATCGATCAAGGTCATGTCGAGGTCGAAGCCGACGGTGAACGTGGGGTCCTTGAGGGCAGCCATGGGGGCCATTGTGCCCGGGCATACGATGACCCTTCACAGCGCATACTTAGCTAAGCCTTACCAAGGCCGTGTCCCGTTGATTGTGGAGAGAGCACGCACATGCCCGTCAGACGCCGCGCCGTCGCGATCGTGGCGGCGGTCGTGGCCCTGGCCCTCGCGGTGCTGCTCAGCCTCGCGGTCGGCGCCCGCGCGATCGCCCCGTCCGCCGTGTTCGACGCCCTGCTGCACGGCGGGCACAGCGACGCCGCCGAGGTGGTGCGGGGGCTGCGGCTGCCGCGCACACTGGTCGGCCTGATGGTCGGGGCGGCGCTCGCGCTCGCGGGCACCGTGCTCCAGGGCATCACCCGCAACCCGATCGCCGACCCGGGCATCCTCGGCATCAGCCAGGGCGCCTCGGTGGGGGTCGTGCTCGCGATCGCGTACGTCGGCATCCACACGCTGACCGGGTACGTGTGGTTCGCGTTCGCGGGGGCGGGCATCGCGTCCGTCGCCGTGTACGCGATCGCGTCCAGCGGGAGAGGCGGCGCGACACCGGTGAAGCTGGCGCTCGGCGGCGCGGCGATCAACGCCCTCCTGGTCTCCGTGACGACGGCGGTCCTCACCACGAAGGCCTCCGCGCTCGACGAGTTCCGGTTCTGGCAGGTGGGTTCGCTGTCCGGCCGGGACTCCGAGCTGGTCGGCCAGATCTGGCCGTTCCTCCTCGTCGGCGTCGTCCTCGTGTACGCGGTCGCGCGCGGCCTGGACGCGCTCGCGCTCGGCGAGGACGTGGCCAAGGGCCTCGGGCAGCGGGTCGCGACGGTACGGATCGTCGGCGGGCTCGGCGCGACGGTCCTCACGGGTGTGGGGGTGGCCGCCGCCGGGCCGATCGCGTTCATCGGTCTGGCCGTGCCGCACATCGCCCGCGCCCTGGTCGGCTCCGACCACCGCTGGCTGCTGCCGATGGCGGCGCTCACCGGCCCGGTCATGCTCCTCGTGTCGGACACCGTGGGCCGGGTGATCTTCCCGCCGAGCGAGGTGCCCGCGGGCGTGATGACGGCACTGATCGGCGTCCCGTTCCTGGTGACCCTGGTGCGCAGGAAGGCGGTGCCCGCATGAGCACGCTCGTACGGGGAGTGCGTCCCGCGGGCTACACCGTGCTGCGCGCGGGCCGTGCCCGTTTCCTGCTGCACCGCAGGGCGACGGTGGTGGCGACGGTCCTGGCCGTGCTCCTCGCCGTCGGCTGTCTCGCGTACCTGTGCGTGGGCGAGACGTTCACCAGCCCGGTCGAGGTCTTCAAGGTCGTCACGGGCCGGCCGTCGCCGGACGAGCTCGTGGTCGGCACGCTGCGGGAGCCGCGCATGGTCGTCGGGCTCCTGGTGGGCGCGGCGTTCGGCGTCGCGGGCGCGCTGATCCAGACGGTCGCCCGCAACCCGCTGGCCAGCCCCGACATCATCGGCATCAGCCAGGGCGCGAGCGCGGTGACGGTCGCGGCGATGCCCTTCGGTCTGACCAGCACCGCCGCGCTGCCGTACGTGTCCGTCGCCGGGGGTGTCGTCGCGGCCGCGCTCGTGTACCTCTTCGCCTGGCGCGGCGGCCTGCACGCCACCCGGTTCGTGCTGATCGGCATCGGTTTCGCGATCGCGCTCCGCTCGGTGACGACGCTCTTCATGACGAAGGGCGACTATCTGGTCGCCCAGCAGGCGCAGATCTGGATGACGGGCTCGTTGAACGGGCGCGGCTGGCCCGAGGCGCGGCCCCTCGCCTTGGTGCTGCTCGTCCTCGTGCCGTGCGTGGCGTGGGCGGCCCGTGCGCAGCGCACGGTCTCCCTGGACGACGACACGGCGACGGCGCTCGGCGTCCGGCTCGGCCGGGTCCGGCTGGGGCTGGTGGCGCTCGGCGTGATCCTGGCGTCCGTGGCCACGGGCGCCGCGGGTCCGGTCGACTTCGTGGCGCTGCTCGCCCCGCAGATCGCCCGCCGGCTGACCCGTACCGCGCAGATCCCGCTGGTCTGTTCGGCGCTGCTGGGCGCGCTGATCGTGGTCGTCGGCGATCTGCTGGCCCGCCGTCTCTTCTCCCCCACGGAACTGCCGGTCGGCGTGCTCACCGCCGCGGTCGGCGCCCCGTACCTGATCTGGCTGATCGTTCGCAGCCGTACCGTCCGCCCTTCCGGAGGCACCGCATGAGCCGGCTCTCGGCCCGCGATCTGACGCTCGCCTACGAGGACCGCACGGTCGTGCACGACCTGGACCTCGCCGTGCCCGACGGGCGGGTCACCGTGATCGTCGGGCCGAACGCGTGCGGGAAGTCCACGACGCTGCGGGCGCTCGGCCGTCTCATGAAGCCCGCGGGCGGTTCCGTCCTGCTCGACGGGCGGGCCCTCGCCGAGCTGCCCACGAAGAGGATCGCCCAGCAGATCGGGCTGCTCCCGCAGTCGCCGGTGGCGCCCGAGGCGATCACGGTCGCCGACCTCGTCTCGCGGGGCCGTCAGCCGCACCAGCACTGGTGGCAGCAGTGGTCCGACGCGGACGAGCGGGCGGTGACGGAGGCGATGGAGCGCACCGATGTCGCGGCTCTCGCGGACCGCAACGTCGACGAGCTGTCCGGCGGGCAGCGCCAGCGCGTCTGGATCGCGATGGCGCTCGCGCAGGAGACCGAGATCCTCCTGCTGGACGAGCCCACCACCTACCTGGACATCTCCCACCAGGTGGAAGTCCTGGATCTCGTACGGCAGTTGAACCACGACAAGAAGCGCACCGTCGCCGTCGTCCTGCACGACCTCAACCAGGCGGCCCGCTACGCCGACCACCTCGTCGCCATGAAGGCGGGCCGGATCGTCGCCGAGGGCGCCCCGGACGAGATCGTCACGGCCGGCCTCGTCAAGGAGGTCTTCGGTCTGGACTGCGTGGTGGTGCCCGACCCCGTGACGGGCTCCCCGCTGGTGGTTCCGGGAGCGCCGTGGCAAGGAACGTCCACCCTGTAGAAGCGCCCCCGAAAGGCACCCCATGCACCTCAGGCACCGCGGCACTGTCATCGGAACGCTCACCCTCACCACGGCCCTGGCCCTGTCCGCCTGTAGCTCGTCCGACTCCGGCGCGAAGGACGGCGGCCGGAGCGCCGGTCCGAACGGGACCCACACGGTGAAGACCGCCAGGGGCGACGTCAAGGTCAAGAACGCTCCGAAGCGCGTGGTCGTCCTGGACACCGCCGAGCTCGACTCGGCGATCACGCTCGGGGTGAAGCCGGTCGGCGCGACCCGCGCCGGTGCCGAGGACGCCTTCCTCTCCTACCTCCCGGCGTCCGCGACGAAGGGCATCACGGAGGTCGGCGAGATCACCGCCCCGAACCTGGAGAAGATCGCGGGTCTCAAGCCGGACCTGATCCTCAGCAGCGAGGTCCGCGACGGTCAGCGGTACAAGCAGCTCAGCGCCATCGCCCCGACCGTCCTCACGGAGACGACCGGCTACCCCTGGAAGCAGAACTTCCTGGTGCACGCCGACGCGCTCGGCAGGAAGCCGCGGGCGAAGAAGGTGATCAAGAAGTACGAGGCGCACGCGGCGGCCGTCACCAAGGCGCTCGGCGGCAGGAAGAAGGCGGCCGCGACGGAGGTCAACGTCGTCCGCTTCGTCGAGGGCGCCGACATCCGCGTCTACGGGAAGCGGAACTACATCGGCACGATCCTCGCCGACGTCGGCGTCGGGCGGCCCGCGATCACCGACAAGGCCAAGGACGGGTTCTCGTACGACGTGAGTCCGGAGCAGATCGACGCGGCGGACGCGGACGTCATCTTCACGTCGACCTACGGCAGTCCGGGCAAGGCGAAGGTCACGCAGACCACGACGAGCGGCCTGTGGAAGAACCTCAGGGCGGTCAAGGACGGCAAGGTCTTCCAGGTCGACGACGAGCTGTGGATCCAGGGCATCGGCTACACGGCGGCGAACGGGATCCTGGCGGAGCTCCAGTCGGACCTGACGCGCTGACTGACCCGGTGAGCGGTCGGGGGCCGGAGGTCAGCGGTCAGCGGTTCCGCTGGGAGCGCCAGACGAGGTAGAGGGCGGAGGCGATCGCGGCGCAGCGCAGCACCCACGGCCAGGTGTCGGAGAGCGCGCCGCTCATCCGCCCGTCGGCGATGGGTTCGCCCCACCGGCCTTCGCTGCGGCCCCAC includes:
- a CDS encoding ABC transporter ATP-binding protein translates to MSRLSARDLTLAYEDRTVVHDLDLAVPDGRVTVIVGPNACGKSTTLRALGRLMKPAGGSVLLDGRALAELPTKRIAQQIGLLPQSPVAPEAITVADLVSRGRQPHQHWWQQWSDADERAVTEAMERTDVAALADRNVDELSGGQRQRVWIAMALAQETEILLLDEPTTYLDISHQVEVLDLVRQLNHDKKRTVAVVLHDLNQAARYADHLVAMKAGRIVAEGAPDEIVTAGLVKEVFGLDCVVVPDPVTGSPLVVPGAPWQGTSTL
- a CDS encoding iron ABC transporter permease, giving the protein MPVRRRAVAIVAAVVALALAVLLSLAVGARAIAPSAVFDALLHGGHSDAAEVVRGLRLPRTLVGLMVGAALALAGTVLQGITRNPIADPGILGISQGASVGVVLAIAYVGIHTLTGYVWFAFAGAGIASVAVYAIASSGRGGATPVKLALGGAAINALLVSVTTAVLTTKASALDEFRFWQVGSLSGRDSELVGQIWPFLLVGVVLVYAVARGLDALALGEDVAKGLGQRVATVRIVGGLGATVLTGVGVAAAGPIAFIGLAVPHIARALVGSDHRWLLPMAALTGPVMLLVSDTVGRVIFPPSEVPAGVMTALIGVPFLVTLVRRKAVPA
- a CDS encoding iron-siderophore ABC transporter substrate-binding protein, whose translation is MHLRHRGTVIGTLTLTTALALSACSSSDSGAKDGGRSAGPNGTHTVKTARGDVKVKNAPKRVVVLDTAELDSAITLGVKPVGATRAGAEDAFLSYLPASATKGITEVGEITAPNLEKIAGLKPDLILSSEVRDGQRYKQLSAIAPTVLTETTGYPWKQNFLVHADALGRKPRAKKVIKKYEAHAAAVTKALGGRKKAAATEVNVVRFVEGADIRVYGKRNYIGTILADVGVGRPAITDKAKDGFSYDVSPEQIDAADADVIFTSTYGSPGKAKVTQTTTSGLWKNLRAVKDGKVFQVDDELWIQGIGYTAANGILAELQSDLTR
- a CDS encoding iron ABC transporter permease, whose product is MSTLVRGVRPAGYTVLRAGRARFLLHRRATVVATVLAVLLAVGCLAYLCVGETFTSPVEVFKVVTGRPSPDELVVGTLREPRMVVGLLVGAAFGVAGALIQTVARNPLASPDIIGISQGASAVTVAAMPFGLTSTAALPYVSVAGGVVAAALVYLFAWRGGLHATRFVLIGIGFAIALRSVTTLFMTKGDYLVAQQAQIWMTGSLNGRGWPEARPLALVLLVLVPCVAWAARAQRTVSLDDDTATALGVRLGRVRLGLVALGVILASVATGAAGPVDFVALLAPQIARRLTRTAQIPLVCSALLGALIVVVGDLLARRLFSPTELPVGVLTAAVGAPYLIWLIVRSRTVRPSGGTA
- a CDS encoding HAD family hydrolase; this encodes MAPMAALKDPTFTVGFDLDMTLIDSRPGIRATWIALSEQTGTYVDADLVVTRLGPPLTDELAHWFPAERIPAMADLYREMYPTYGIEPTLPMPGVHETMAAVHAAGGRAIVVTAKYEPNAKLHLKHLGIDADAVIGDLWAESKGEALREYGASVYVGDHVGDVRGARTAEALSVGVPTGPCDAAELLAAGADTVLADLTEFPAWLESYVERA